CCTCGACGCAGGCGCCGCAGCTCACGCACTCGGAATCCATGAAGGCTTCGTCCTGGCCCGGCGACACGCGCGACTCGAAGCCGCGGCCGCTGATGGTCAGCGCGAAGGTGCCCTGCGTTTCCTCGCAGGCGCGCACACAGCGGTTGCAGACGATGCACTTCGAAGGGTCATACGTGAAGTACGGGTTCGACTCGTCCTTCTGGTCCTTCAGGTGGTTGGCGCCGTCGAAGCCGTAGCGCACGTTGCGCAGGCCCGTGACGCCCGCCATGTCCTGCAGCTCGCAGTTGCCGTTGGCCGAGCAGGTGAGGCAATCGAGCGGATGGTCGGAGATGTAGAGCTCCATCACGCCCTTGCGCAGGTCCTGCAGCTTGGGCGTCTGCGTGCGCACCTTCATGCCGGCTTCGGCCGGCGTGGTGCACGAGGCCGGAAAGCCCTTGCGGCCCTCGATCTCCACCAGGCACAGGCGGCAGGAGCCGAAGGGCTCCAGGCTGTCGGTGGCGCAGAGCTTGGGCACGTTGATGCCGGCATCCACGGCCGCGCGCATGAGCGAGGTGCCCGCGGGCACGGTGACTTCGTTGCCATCGATCTCCAGCGTCACTTCGCGCGTGGATTCGCGCTTGGGGGTGCCGTAGTCGATTTCTTTCAGATGGTCGAGCATGTGTTCTTGTCTCCTGCTGCTGTGCTGTGCGACGCGCGATGCGTTGCGTTCAAGCAGCCTTGCGATCGGGGACCACGAGACCGAAGTCCTGTGGAAAGTGGTCGAGTGCGGAAAGCACCGGGAACGGCGTCATGCCCCCCATGGCGCACAGCGAACCGTGGACCATGGTGTTGCACAGGTCGCGCAACAGGATGACGTGCTCCACGCGCTTGTTGTCCGCGCGGATCTTGTCGATCACTTCGACGCCGCGGGTCGATCCGATGCGGCACGGCGTGCATTTGCCGCACGACTCGATGGCGCAGAACTCCATCGCATAGCGCGCGAGCTTCGAGAGGTCGGCCGTGTCGTCGTGCACCACGATGCCGCCGTGGCCCACCGTGCCGCCCACGGCCGCGTAGGCCTCGTAGTCCAGCGGCAGATCCCATTGCGATTCGGGCAGGTAGGCGCCGAGTGGGCCGCCGACCTGCACCGCCTTGATCGGCCGGCCCGAGGCGGAGCCGCCGCCGTAGTCGTACAGCAGCTCCCGCAGCGTGACGCCGAAGGCCTTCTCGACCAGGCCGCCGTGCTTGATGTTGCCGGCCAGCTGCATCGGCAGCGTGCCGCGCGAACGGCCTACGCCGAAGTCGCGGTAGTACTCGGCGCCGCGCGCGAGGATCAGCGGCACGCTCGCGAGCGTGATCACGTTGTTGATGAGCGTCGGCTGCCCGAAGAGGCCGGTGATGGCCGGCAGCGGCGGCTTGGCGCGCACGATGCCGCGCTTGCCTTCCAGGCTTTCGAGCAGCGCGGTTTCTTCGCCGCACACATACGAGCCTGCGCCCTTGCGCACTTCGAGCCAGAAGGTCTGGCCCGATCCGAGGATGTTCTCGCCGAGAAAGCCCGCGGCTTCCGCCGCGCGGATCGCCTCGTTCATCGTCGCGATGGCGTGCGGATACTCGGAGCGGATGTAGACGTAGCCCTTGGTCGCGCCGGTGGCGATGCCCGCGATGGTCATGCCCTCGACGAGCATGAGCGGGTCGCCCTCCATCGTCATGCGGTCGGAGAAGGTGCCCGAGTCGCCTTCGTCGGCATTGCAGACGATGTACTTCTGCGCGGCCGGCGTGGCCATCACGGTCTTCCACTTGATGCCGGCCGGGAACGCCGCGCCGCCGCGGCCGCGCAGCCCGGAATCGAGCACCTGCTGCACAACCTCTTCGGGCTTGAGGCCGAGCGCGCGGCGCAGGCCCGCATAGCCTTCGTGCGCTTCGTAGTCGGCAACCGACACGGGATCGGTGATGCCCATGCGCGCGAAGGTCAGGCGCTCCTGCTTCTTCAGGTACGGAATCTCGTCGGTCAGGCCGAGCGACAGCGGATGCGTCTGCGCGCCTTCGGCGAAACCGGCATCGAACAGGTCGGCCACGTCGTCGATGGTCACGGGGCCGTAGGCCACGCGGCCGGCCGGCGTGCTCACCTCGACCATCGGCTCCAGCCAGAACAGGCCGCGCGAACCGTTGCGCACCATGC
This region of Variovorax sp. RKNM96 genomic DNA includes:
- a CDS encoding formate dehydrogenase beta subunit — protein: MSGLTIYVPRDSAALAVGAERVAERIAQEAAIRGVSFGMVRNGSRGLFWLEPMVEVSTPAGRVAYGPVTIDDVADLFDAGFAEGAQTHPLSLGLTDEIPYLKKQERLTFARMGITDPVSVADYEAHEGYAGLRRALGLKPEEVVQQVLDSGLRGRGGAAFPAGIKWKTVMATPAAQKYIVCNADEGDSGTFSDRMTMEGDPLMLVEGMTIAGIATGATKGYVYIRSEYPHAIATMNEAIRAAEAAGFLGENILGSGQTFWLEVRKGAGSYVCGEETALLESLEGKRGIVRAKPPLPAITGLFGQPTLINNVITLASVPLILARGAEYYRDFGVGRSRGTLPMQLAGNIKHGGLVEKAFGVTLRELLYDYGGGSASGRPIKAVQVGGPLGAYLPESQWDLPLDYEAYAAVGGTVGHGGIVVHDDTADLSKLARYAMEFCAIESCGKCTPCRIGSTRGVEVIDKIRADNKRVEHVILLRDLCNTMVHGSLCAMGGMTPFPVLSALDHFPQDFGLVVPDRKAA